A section of the Pithys albifrons albifrons isolate INPA30051 chromosome 30, PitAlb_v1, whole genome shotgun sequence genome encodes:
- the CCT3 gene encoding T-complex protein 1 subunit gamma, translating to MMGPRPVLVLSQNTKRESGRKVQTGNITAAKTIADIIRTCLGPRAMMKMLLDPMGGIVMTNDGNAILREIQVQHPAAKSMIEISRTQDEEVGDGTTSVIILAGEMLSVAEHFLEQQMHPTVIIWAYRKALDDMISILKKIGTPVDVNNKEIMLKIIKSAINTKAINRWSDLACSIALDAVKTVEFEENGRKEIDIKKYAKVEKIPGGFSEDSCVLRGIMVNKDVTHPRMRRLIKNPRIVLLDCSLEYKKGESQTDIEITREEDFARILQMEEEYIQQMCEDLIRVKPDLVITEKGVSDLAQHYLMRANITAIRRVRKTDNNRIARACGARIVSRTDELREEDVGTGARLFEVKKIGDEYFAFITDCKDPKACTIILRGASKEILAEVERNLQDAMQVCRNVLMDPQLVPGGGATEMAVSHALTEKSKGMTGVEQWPYRAVAQALEVIPRTLIQNCGASTIRVLTSLRAKHTQEGSQTWGVNGETGALVDMKELGIWEPLAVKLQTYKTAVETAVLLLRIDDIVSGHKKKGDNQSKQPAAPEAAQE from the exons ATGATGGGACCGCGCCCCGTCCTGGTCCTCA GTCAGAATACAAAACGTGAGTCTGGAAGAAAAGTCCAGACAGGAAACATCACTGCTGCAAAG ACTATTGCTGACATCATTCGAACATGCTTAGGACCAAGAGCTATGATGAAG ATGCTTTTGGACCCCATGGGTGGGATTGTGATGACCAACGATGGGAATGCTATTCTTAGAGAA ATTCAAGTCCAGCATCCAGCTGCAAAATCAATGATAGAGATCAGCCGCACACAGGATGAGGAAGTTGGAGATGGGACCACATCTGTCATTATCCTTG cTGGAGAGATGCTCTCTGTTGCTGAACACTTTCTTGAACAGCAAATGCACCCGACTGTGATCATCTGGGCTTATCGTAAGGCTCTGGATGACATGATCAGTATTCTAAAGAAAATTGG CACTCCAGTGGATGTGAACAACAAAGAGATCATgcttaaaataataaagagtGCAATAAACACCAAGGCAATAAACCGCTGGTCTGACTTGGCCTGTAGCATCGCCCTTGATGCTGTTAAGACTGTGGAGTTTGAAGAAAATGGCAGAAAGGAAattgatattaaaaaatatgcaaaagtaGAAAAG ATTCCAGGTGGTTTTAGTGAAGACTCGTGCGTTTTGCGTGGAATCATGGTGAATAAAGATGTAACCCATCCCAGAATGCGTCGCCTTATTAAGAATCCACGCATAGTCCTTCTGGATTGTTCCCTGGAGTACAAGAAAGGAGAGAGCCAG ACTGACATTGAAATTACGCGGGAGGAAGACTTTGCCCGCATCCTGCAGATGGAGGAGGAGTACATTCAGCAAATGTGCGAGGATCTGATAAGAGTCAAGCCAGATCTGGTCATCACAGAAAAAGGAGTTTCTG ACCTGGCCCAGCACTACCTGATGAGAGCCAACATCACCGCCATCCGCAGGGTGCGGAAGACTGACAACAACCGGATTGCCAG GGCCTGTGGAGCTCGCATTGTCAGTCGCACAGATGAGCTACGGGAGGAGGATGTGGGAACTGGCGCCAGGCTctttgaagtgaaaaaaataggAGATGAGTATTTTGCCTTCATCACTGATTGCAAAGACCCCAAGGCTTGCACTATCATCCTGCGGGGAGCGAGCAAGGAAATCCTAGCG GAGGTGGAGCGCAACCTACAGGATGCCATGCAGGTGTGCCGCAATGTCCTCATGGACCCACAGCTGGTGCCGGGTGGGGGAGCCACAGAAATGGCTGTTTCCCATGCACTGACAGAAAAGTCCAAGGGCATGACAGGTGTGGAGCAGTGGCCCTACCGTGCAGTGGCCCAGGCTCTGGAAGTCATTCCTCGGACGCTGATCCAGAACTGTGGTGCCAGTACTATCCGTGTTCTCACCTCCCTCAGG GCCAAGCACACCCAGGAAGGCAGCCAGACATGGGGTGTGAATGGGGAGACTGGAGCTCTGGTTGACATGAAGGAGCTAGGGATCTGGGAGCCCTTGGCTGTCAAACTGCAGACCTACAAAACTGCTGTGGAG ACTGCAGTTCTTCTCCTCCGTATTGATGACATCGTTTCGGGGCACAAAAAGAAGGGTGACAACCAAAGCAAGCAGCCTGCAGCGCCGGAGGCAGCCCAGGAGTGA